CCGGCATCCACCGCGACATGACTCAGGATGCCCACGGCAATCAGCATGGGCGTCAGCAAGGCCGCCGGGGTCAGGCTCAAGATGCGCCGCAATCCGGCATTGATGAATCCGGTGTGCTCGGCAACACCCAGGCCGAGCATGGCCACCAGCACCACACCCAGCGGATGGAAGGTCACGAAGGTGGTGACCAGCTTGGCCATGAACGCGGTCAGAGCGCCACCACCCAGCAGATTGACGATCTGGATCGGCTCACCGCTGCGCGGGTCCACCTCGGTGAAGCTCACGCCCGAAAGCAGCCAGGAAAAGGCCCAGACCGCGAACATCAGCAGCAGAAACAACACCGCCGGATCGGGCAGCTTGTTGCCCGCGCGCTCGACCAGGTCAAGCAGGCGGAAGACGAGTCCCTTCGGCGCCACAGCGGCGGCCGACCTCGAATCGCTCATGTGTGAACCCCGTGGATCAGTCGTCGGAAAGTGCTGCCTTGGCCGCTCAGGATGCAGTGTTGCCGGCATAGATTTCGTGAGCGCAGGGCAATTCTCGACCCGGGGCTGTCCAGTTTCATCAGCGGCTACCCCATGAAGGTCGTTGGCCAGGATCCTGGATGCGCTGTCCACGACAGCGCGCCAGGGGCTCGGCCTCGTCCAGGATAGCGCCTACCGAAAATGGGCACTCAGCCCCAGAGAACACGCGCGATCGCCCGCCTCAAGCCCATGCAAGCCGCTGCCGTGGAGGGCGACGCGCTGCGGCGCCGCGCTTGTTGTCCCGGAAGATCAACAGCGGCCGCGCAGGCGCGCGTCCCTCCTCAAGGCCGCTGACTGATCGCCAGTATCTCGGTCACATCCAGCGCCTGGTTGTAGCGGAGCCAATCCCTGGCCCGGCTTTGGCGGGCCAGGTTAGCCATGCGATCGGCCAGTTCATTGCCTTCCACGCCAGCGTGGCCGTTGACGTGCATGACCTTGACCTGATCCTTCAGTGTCTGGTGCAGGGCGTACATGGACTGGATCAGCCCCAGGTTCTTGATCTCGCCACCGGCTCTGGTCCAGCCTCTTCTCTTCCAGCCCTCGGCCCATTGGGTGACGCACTGGATCGCGTATTTGGAATCACAGAAGATCGCCACCGATTGGCCCTCGTCGATCTCCTGCTTCGCGATGATCAAGGCCTGATGAAAGGCGTTCAACTCGGCCGTGTTGTTGGTTCCACGCGGATGGTGCAAGCCGTACCAGAGTTCCGACAAGGCCCCTTGGCGGTACACCGCCAAGCCGGAGCCGGACAGGCCGGGATTGGGTTCGCAGCCGCCGTCGGCGTAGATCTTCACATCGATGGGCAGCGCCGCGATGTCTTTCGCGGTCCAGGTTTTGGGTGATCTGGCGGCGCTGCTGCGTTTGGCGGCTTTCGCCACCTTGGCGACAGCGGC
The nucleotide sequence above comes from Rhodanobacteraceae bacterium. Encoded proteins:
- a CDS encoding viroplasmin family protein, giving the protein MAAKFYVVWAGRKPGIYRDWESCRAQVDKFPGARFKSFGSRSEADAAYSGNRGVVASTGCTSASAATASAAVAKVAKAAKRSSAARSPKTWTAKDIAALPIDVKIYADGGCEPNPGLSGSGLAVYRQGALSELWYGLHHPRGTNNTAELNAFHQALIIAKQEIDEGQSVAIFCDSKYAIQCVTQWAEGWKRRGWTRAGGEIKNLGLIQSMYALHQTLKDQVKVMHVNGHAGVEGNELADRMANLARQSRARDWLRYNQALDVTEILAISQRP